In the Microtus pennsylvanicus isolate mMicPen1 chromosome 6, mMicPen1.hap1, whole genome shotgun sequence genome, one interval contains:
- the Cimap1d gene encoding protein CIMAP1D isoform X3 yields the protein MQGRGKIRGLEVTPGPGAYSPEKAPPVRQRNPPAFTLGSRLRQKLPDASFPAPNAYSMPSLWGSQIFIKPSSPSFTVVGRRPPARPAQDPSEIPGPGQYETPDPNTYRQRRPAFSILGRPRAPRPLEETPGPGTHNPEQVTVNRARAPAYSMGIRHSKQVSTVAGDTRC from the coding sequence GTCTGGAGGTGACACCAGGCCCTGGGGCCTACAGCCCAGAGAAGGCTCCCCCGGTTCGCCAGCGGAACCCCCCAGCTTTCACTCTGGGCTCCCGCCTCCGACAGAAGCTCCCAGACGCCTCTTTTCCTGCCCCCAATGCGTACAGCATGCCATCCCTCTGGGGATCGCAGATCTTTATTAAACCTAGTAGCCCCAGCTTCACAGTTGTGGGCCGCAGGCCCCCAGCACGCCCTGCTCAGGATCCCTCAGAGATTCCAGGCCCTGGGCAGTATGAGACTCCTGACCCCAACACCTACCGACAGCGTAGGCCGGCCTTCAGCATACTGGGGAGACCCCGAGCCCCTCGGCCCCTGGAGGAGACACCTGGTCCTGGTACTCACAACCCAGAGCAGGTCACCGTGAACCGGGCCCGGGCCCCAGCATACTCCATGGGAATCCGTCACTCAAAGCAGGTATCCACAGTGGCAGGGGACACCAGATGCTGA